CGAGAAAATGCTCCTTCGTGGCCGCGCTCTCCTTGAGCGTGACCTTTCGCCATTTCGCGACGAAGGCTTGTGGGGTAAGGGTGAATGGCATGATTATTATCACCTGGCATGGATCGGACGCCTGACAAGATCGGCCTGGCCCGGCCGACATCTGGGGTTATTGTACCATACGCCGTACTCACTGTAAGATCGTTGGTAAGACCGTAAGACCTGGTCTCGCGTGTGGTCTGGAGTTGTTATATTATACGAATCACGATTATAATAATCGCGATTCGTATTGTTCCCCACGGCTCGTCACGAAGGAAAACGATGTTCATCAACCGCCATGCCGAACTGATTAATCTGGAAACGCATTACCGTTCCGGACGCGCCGAGTTGTTCGTTCTCTACGGCCGGCGACGGGTGGGCAAGACCGAGCTTGTGCGCCATTTCTGCGCAGACAAGCCCCATATTTTCTTCATTGCCACCCTCAGCGCCGATAACGATCAGCTCGCTTCCTTCTCCCAGGAGATTTGGCGTTTCACGCACGCCAATATCTCCGATGGCTTCACCTTTCCCTCGTGGGAGGCGGCTTTCCGCGCCCTGGCGGACCTGCCCGGTCGCCCTGTGGTCGTGCTGGACGAGTTCACTTATCTGATTAGCGGCAACAAGACCATTCCCTCGATTTTGCAGAAGGTGTGGGATGAGCTGTTGCGCAACACCCAGGTTTTTTTGATCCTGTGCGGCTCTTACGTGGGCATGATGGAACGGGAGATTCTGGGCTACCAGGCGCCGCTGTACGGTCGTCGAACTGGCAGTTATCTTCTGCCAGCACTGGAATTACCGGCCGCGGCCGTTTTTCTCCCCGCCTACACCCCCATCCAGCAGATCGAGGCTTGGGCGGTCTTGGGCGGCATGCCCTATTACCTGGCCACCTTCTCGGATCAGGCAGACATCTTCGCCAATATCCGCGCTCGCATCCTCGATAGCCAGGGGATGCTGCGTCGCGAACCGCAGATGCTGCTCATGGAGGAACTGCGGGAGCCCCGCAATTACTTTTCGATCCTGCGCGCGCTGGCACAAGGATCCACGCGACTGAACGAGATCAGCCAGGGGGCGCGCGTGGGCGACGCAACCACGACAGCGCGTTACCTGAATATCCTGCAAGATCTGCGTGTGGTAAACCGCAATGTGCCTGCCACCGAGAGTCGGCCCGACAAGAACAAACGCGGCCTTTACCAGATCACCGATGCCTTCCTACGCTTTTGGTTTCGCTACGTGCATCCCAACCAGGGATCGCTTGACCTGGGCCTGGCGGACGCGGTGCTGGCGCAGCGCGTGCGGCCGACCTTCGATCAGTTCGTCAGTTATGCCTTCGAAGAAGCGGCGCGGGCTTACGTCGCGCGCCTGGCGCGTGCGGGGCAACTGGCCTTCTTGCCCGAGCGGATCGGCTCTTGGTGGGACAGCACGGGCGAGGTGGATGTTGTCGCGGTCAGCGAGGCAGACGGCGCGCTGCTGCTGGGCGAGTGCAAGTGGTCGGTCAACCCCGTGGGGACGGACATCCTGGACGATCTACAACGCAAGGCGCGCCTGGTTGATCCCCAGGGCCGCTGGCCGGCCGTTTCCTACGCGCTGTTTGCCAAGTCCGGTTTCACGCCCGCCCTGCTCGCCCGCGCCGCGGACGAGAATGTGCGCCTGGTTGCGGCGGAGGCGCTGGTAACGGATGATCCTGGAAGCTGAATCTGTGGCCTGACAGTGTGATCTTTGCCTGGCTGAGCAGTTACAATGCACCTGTGGTTCCTTAGCCCAATCCCAGGTCTGCTGCAATGCCTTGCAGCGCGCTGAGCACGGTCTGGATGTGTTCATCCAGCGGTTCGCCCAGCTCGGCGGTGTAGTGCTCGATCTCCTGGCGGCTGATGGCCGCGGTAAAGGCTTTGTCCTTCCACTTCTTCCTGACCGACCGCACCTCGACATCGGCCAGGCTCTTGCTGGGGCGCACGTAGCCTACGGCCATGATGAGGCCGGTCAGCTCGTCTACGGCCAGCAGGGCTTTGTCCAGGCGGCTGACGGACGGGACGCCCAGGTAGGTGGCATGCGCTTCCACGGCATGGATCAGCTCCGGCGGCCAGTCCAGGGCGCGAAAGAGGCGCAGCTCGGTGCGCGGATGCCCAGCGGTCTGGTCATCCATGTTGGGGAAGCGCTCGAAGTCCAGGTCATGCACCAGGCCGGTGATGCCCCACAAGTCCTCGTCTTCGCCGTATTTGGCCGCGTACGCACGCAGCGCCGCTTCCACCGCCAGCATGTGCTTGCGCAGGCTGTCGGCCTTCACCCATTCGCACACCAGCGCCCAGGCTTCGGCTCGGGTCGGTAATGACATCGTTGGTTTCTCTCCTTCCACGAATGACAATTTTCTTCATTTGAACAGGCGTCCATCGGAAACGCGTGTGGTCAGCACCGGAATGGCCCAATCGAAGCTGCCGAAGCCGGCTTTGACAAACACCCCGCGCCGGCCCTCCCCCACGCAGTCGTCCAGCGGCAAACCCTGTGCCATCCCGCTGTAGAAATGCCTGGCGAACAGGGTCGCGTAATCGTCGCGCACGGCCGTCTGCATGGCGACCACGGCCGGCACCCCCGCCTTGACCAGGACATCGGCAATGCCGTAGGCGTCTGTGCTGTTGGCGGTCTGGCTGGTTTCACAGGCGTTGAGGAACACCAGGCGCATGGTGCTGCCCGCCAGCAACTGACCCAGGGTTTTGGCGTCAACCGGGTCGCTCAGGTGGTCTTCGTTTTCCAGGATGAGATTACCTGTGCTGCTGGACACATCGAAGAGGCCGTGGCCGATGAAGTGCAGGATGTGGAAGGTCTCGCGCAGGCGGGGCAGCAGGTCGCTGACCTGGACGTGATCTATCTCGACCAGTTCGATGCGGTTGCCCAGGGGCGCCAGCGCGCTGCGCACGAGCGCGATCTCGTCGGCCGTCTTGAGCGTGCGCTGGTCGGTCGGCCCGGCCACGGCCAGCAGGATGCGCAGCGGCGTGGGCGAGGCCACGGCCGTGGCGGTCCTGCCCACGGGCGGGAAGCGCACAATGGACCGTTGGAGGTTCAACCCCCAGAATTCAGGCGCAACGCCAGGCGCGGCGTCGGTCAGCAGTTCCCAGGGCAACGCCGCCAGTTCAGGCGGATCGAGGCGCAGGCGGATGCGCAGGCTGTCATCGTCGCCCAATTTGCCCTGCGCGGTCAGCAGGCGATTGTAGACGGCCGTTGGAAAGGCCAACTGCTGCAAACGGTAGCCGAGCAGGGTCAGGTCCTTCTCGGCCGGCGGCTGGCTGGGGCGCACCGGGCCGGGGGTGCGCGTGGCGGATGCGTCCACAGGCGCTTCCGCGGAAAAGCCGCGCAGGATGCCGAAACGGTTGAGCAGGCGCGTGAAATCCACGTCGGCCGGGTCGAAGGTCACATCGGCCTCGGCCTGGCCGCCCAGCTCGCTGCTGGTTTCAACGCTGTACTGGCCGGCGGCAGCGCCGCGGCGGATGCGTAGGTCGAAGTCGTGATAGGTGATGCGGCGGACGGACGCGGGGGTGGGAGGAGGCGGGGGGGTCGGGCCGGGTGACGCATTGCCGCCTTGCCCGGAGGATGACGTCGAGCCGGTGGAACGCCCTGGCGGCGGGACGCCCATGATTTCAAGATAGCCGGTCGAGTTCAGGTCATAGATCAGTTCGAGGAGGCGAGGCACTTTCACGCGCTTTTCGGCGAATTCGATCAATTTGAGGCGCAGGCTATGCAAGTTCGGCCCTGCGCTGTCGCGCACACCCTGGAAGTCCTGTTCCAACAGGATGATGTCAATATCCTGCGCCGTCAATTTTTGCAGCAGTTTGTTCAAGGTGATTGAATTGGGCAGCGTAGGCATGGGTGTTGGCTCCTTTGCGGGTGTGGGGGATGGGCCGGGGATTGGAGACCGGAGATCAGAGGCCGGAGATTGGGGATCGGAGACCGGAGATCGGAGACCGGGGATCGGGGAGATTGGGGGTCAGAGACCGGAGATTGGGGATCGGGGGTTGGAGATCGGAGATCAGAGACCGGAGGGAGGGGCAGGCCGAGGAGGCTGCTGAGGACGGCGAGGGGGTCGGCGTCAATCAGTTCAACGTTGCGCTGCTGCCAGGTCAGGCGCTGGTAGGGGTCCAGGCCGGGCTGCACGGCAAAGGCGCGGCGCATCAACGGCCCGGCGGTCGTCAGCACGTGGGTGTAGAGCAGTTCGAAATCCACGTCTGACAGGTCGTAGCCGATGAAGAGCAGGGTATTGACGCGCATGATCGTGCGCACATAGTTGAGCAGGCCGGCGTTGGCCGGATCGTTCACCAGGCGCAGATGGGCGTCACGCGTCAGCACCAGGCTCTGCTGTTCGCGCACGCGACCGTACAGCCAGATCAGCGTGGGCAGATTGCCGTTGAGCAGGTCCAGATTGCCCACGCTGACGCCGGCAATGATCGGGTAGTTGTACGGGCGCCGCTGGTCACGCAGGGCGTCCTCGAGCAGGCCGTCGTACGCGGTAACAATGTAGTGGCTGGCCGGCAACTGCGCGGCGAGCCGGTGAACAAGCTGCGGTTGGTGGCGCTGCTCGTCCAGTTCACGGA
Above is a window of Candidatus Amarolinea dominans DNA encoding:
- a CDS encoding ATP-binding protein, whose translation is MFINRHAELINLETHYRSGRAELFVLYGRRRVGKTELVRHFCADKPHIFFIATLSADNDQLASFSQEIWRFTHANISDGFTFPSWEAAFRALADLPGRPVVVLDEFTYLISGNKTIPSILQKVWDELLRNTQVFLILCGSYVGMMEREILGYQAPLYGRRTGSYLLPALELPAAAVFLPAYTPIQQIEAWAVLGGMPYYLATFSDQADIFANIRARILDSQGMLRREPQMLLMEELREPRNYFSILRALAQGSTRLNEISQGARVGDATTTARYLNILQDLRVVNRNVPATESRPDKNKRGLYQITDAFLRFWFRYVHPNQGSLDLGLADAVLAQRVRPTFDQFVSYAFEEAARAYVARLARAGQLAFLPERIGSWWDSTGEVDVVAVSEADGALLLGECKWSVNPVGTDILDDLQRKARLVDPQGRWPAVSYALFAKSGFTPALLARAADENVRLVAAEALVTDDPGS
- a CDS encoding HAD family hydrolase, which produces MSLPTRAEAWALVCEWVKADSLRKHMLAVEAALRAYAAKYGEDEDLWGITGLVHDLDFERFPNMDDQTAGHPRTELRLFRALDWPPELIHAVEAHATYLGVPSVSRLDKALLAVDELTGLIMAVGYVRPSKSLADVEVRSVRKKWKDKAFTAAISRQEIEHYTAELGEPLDEHIQTVLSALQGIAADLGLG
- a CDS encoding CHAT domain-containing protein, which translates into the protein MPTLPNSITLNKLLQKLTAQDIDIILLEQDFQGVRDSAGPNLHSLRLKLIEFAEKRVKVPRLLELIYDLNSTGYLEIMGVPPPGRSTGSTSSSGQGGNASPGPTPPPPPTPASVRRITYHDFDLRIRRGAAAGQYSVETSSELGGQAEADVTFDPADVDFTRLLNRFGILRGFSAEAPVDASATRTPGPVRPSQPPAEKDLTLLGYRLQQLAFPTAVYNRLLTAQGKLGDDDSLRIRLRLDPPELAALPWELLTDAAPGVAPEFWGLNLQRSIVRFPPVGRTATAVASPTPLRILLAVAGPTDQRTLKTADEIALVRSALAPLGNRIELVEIDHVQVSDLLPRLRETFHILHFIGHGLFDVSSSTGNLILENEDHLSDPVDAKTLGQLLAGSTMRLVFLNACETSQTANSTDAYGIADVLVKAGVPAVVAMQTAVRDDYATLFARHFYSGMAQGLPLDDCVGEGRRGVFVKAGFGSFDWAIPVLTTRVSDGRLFK
- a CDS encoding SIR2 family protein produces the protein MANLQLSPDLSDALAHRNLVIFWGGDLPQALTGLPSRQDLAQRLAARINYQGRDNSLEAVAQAFAAGQHGFTNELNRIIVRELDEQRHQPQLVHRLAAQLPASHYIVTAYDGLLEDALRDQRRPYNYPIIAGVSVGNLDLLNGNLPTLIWLYGRVREQQSLVLTRDAHLRLVNDPANAGLLNYVRTIMRVNTLLFIGYDLSDVDFELLYTHVLTTAGPLMRRAFAVQPGLDPYQRLTWQQRNVELIDADPLAVLSSLLGLPLPPVSDLRSPTPDPQSPVSDPQSPRSPVSDLRSPIPNLRPLISGLQSPAHPPHPQRSQHPCLRCPIQSP